The Armatimonadota bacterium genome contains a region encoding:
- a CDS encoding branched-chain amino acid ABC transporter permease gives MEQYLQYVVNGVQQGAIYAIIAVGYTMVYGVLRMINFAHGEVYMLGAFVAHLCVINGLYGLGSDNPPAWGIAAMVLTCMAACMAIGILIERLAYRPVRNAPRLIALITAIGMSFLLQNLALLWFQASPKYASVESVSRSLSLGGISISLGQLILLVSSLGMMFVLRILVMKTNFGRGMRAVSEDMGAASLMGVNVDKVILGTFAIGAALAGAGGAMTAAFVASPITPYFGFMPGLKAFVSAVLGGIGNIPGAVLGGLLLGVIEAFVAGNPALSPYRDAVAFAVLILVLMVRPAGLLGRATAEKV, from the coding sequence ATAGAACAGTACCTTCAATACGTGGTCAACGGCGTCCAACAGGGCGCGATCTACGCCATTATCGCCGTTGGCTATACGATGGTATACGGCGTTCTGCGCATGATCAACTTCGCCCATGGCGAGGTTTATATGCTAGGCGCGTTCGTTGCCCATCTCTGCGTCATCAACGGCCTGTACGGGCTTGGCTCCGACAATCCTCCCGCATGGGGCATCGCGGCGATGGTGCTGACCTGTATGGCCGCCTGCATGGCCATCGGAATCTTGATCGAGCGTCTGGCCTACCGGCCCGTGCGCAACGCGCCTCGGCTCATCGCGCTGATTACAGCGATCGGCATGTCTTTCTTGCTCCAGAATCTTGCCTTGCTCTGGTTTCAAGCCTCGCCCAAATACGCTTCTGTCGAGAGCGTTAGCCGCAGCTTGTCGCTGGGCGGAATCTCTATTAGCCTGGGCCAACTGATACTCCTCGTCTCCTCGCTCGGCATGATGTTCGTCTTGCGCATTCTGGTCATGAAAACGAACTTTGGTCGCGGGATGCGCGCCGTCTCTGAAGACATGGGCGCCGCGTCGCTGATGGGCGTCAATGTGGACAAAGTAATCCTCGGCACCTTTGCGATCGGCGCGGCGCTGGCAGGCGCGGGCGGCGCAATGACCGCCGCGTTCGTCGCCTCTCCCATCACGCCCTACTTTGGCTTCATGCCGGGTCTCAAGGCGTTCGTATCGGCCGTTTTGGGCGGCATCGGCAACATCCCCGGCGCGGTGCTGGGCGGGTTGCTTTTAGGCGTCATCGAAGCCTTTGTGGCGGGCAATCCGGCCCTCAGCCCCTATCGCGACGCCGTCGCTTTCGCCGTGCTCATCCTTGTCTTGATGGTGCGGCCCGCTGGCCTGCTGGGCCGCGCCACAGCGGAGAAAGTCTGA
- a CDS encoding ABC transporter substrate-binding protein has product MDIKRALVASFAMLAVAGLIGCNSGGSGSGKIGGGSSAESRLAERNKERKRDKAPDPVQDKIVIGVYGDFTGTNSTFGQDTKEGVAIALEEANAAGGVLGLPIEVVEEDTRTDQTQARNAVTKLIQKDKVLAVLGEVASSMSIAGGKVCDQYGVPMITPSSTNPKVTDIGQYIFRVCFLDDFQGTSMARYAVNDLGIKKIAILYDVESDYSVGLKDFFKAELAKLGGEVTHELSFKPADTDYRSQLTTIKNSKAEAIYIPGYYKSVGSIARQARELGISAKLLGGDGWSSSELIPGAGGPGKALEGAYFTDHFSALDPNEDVQNFVKKYEAKFKKKPSALAALAYDAAKVLFQSIESAGSQDRAKLRDAIANIKDFKGVTGTFSINEHGDVLKTITIVQVKGNEFVMVKTLEP; this is encoded by the coding sequence ATGGACATTAAGCGCGCATTAGTCGCATCTTTCGCAATGCTGGCGGTCGCAGGTTTGATCGGATGTAACAGCGGCGGTTCCGGCAGCGGCAAAATAGGCGGAGGCTCCTCGGCCGAGTCGCGGCTTGCCGAGCGCAACAAAGAGCGCAAAAGGGATAAAGCGCCCGACCCTGTGCAGGATAAGATCGTCATCGGCGTTTACGGCGATTTCACCGGAACCAACTCTACCTTTGGACAAGATACCAAAGAGGGCGTTGCGATCGCGCTTGAAGAAGCCAATGCGGCGGGCGGCGTGCTGGGGCTGCCTATCGAGGTTGTCGAAGAGGACACTCGCACCGACCAGACCCAGGCGCGAAACGCGGTTACCAAGCTGATCCAAAAGGACAAGGTCTTGGCCGTCTTGGGAGAGGTGGCCAGCTCGATGAGCATCGCGGGCGGCAAAGTTTGCGATCAGTACGGCGTTCCTATGATTACGCCGTCTTCCACCAATCCCAAAGTAACCGACATCGGCCAATACATCTTTCGCGTCTGCTTTTTGGACGACTTTCAGGGCACCAGCATGGCCCGGTACGCCGTCAACGATCTGGGCATCAAAAAGATCGCGATTTTGTACGACGTGGAGAGCGACTATAGCGTCGGCCTGAAAGATTTTTTCAAGGCAGAACTGGCTAAACTGGGAGGCGAGGTAACGCACGAACTGAGCTTCAAGCCCGCCGACACGGACTACCGCTCGCAACTGACCACTATCAAGAACTCGAAAGCCGAGGCGATCTACATTCCGGGCTACTACAAGTCGGTCGGTTCCATCGCTCGGCAGGCCAGGGAGCTGGGCATTTCGGCCAAACTCCTCGGCGGCGACGGCTGGAGCTCGTCCGAACTGATCCCTGGCGCAGGCGGGCCCGGCAAGGCCTTAGAGGGCGCCTACTTTACCGATCACTTTTCCGCGCTCGATCCGAACGAGGACGTACAGAACTTTGTCAAAAAGTATGAGGCAAAGTTCAAGAAAAAGCCATCGGCCTTGGCCGCGCTGGCCTACGATGCGGCCAAAGTGCTTTTCCAATCGATAGAGAGCGCCGGCTCGCAGGACCGAGCAAAGTTGCGCGATGCCATCGCCAATATCAAGGACTTCAAAGGCGTTACGGGCACGTTTTCCATCAATGAGCATGGCGACGTGCTCAAAACGATCACCATCGTTCAGGTGAAGGGCAACGAGTTCGTGATGGTCAAGACCCTAGAGCCATAA
- a CDS encoding branched-chain amino acid ABC transporter permease produces the protein MKRNLVLVGYMAITVGILLGADAFVSYLLSSERLNLAYYRAYIQVPLYYVTLAVSLNLINGITGQFSLGHAGFVCVGAYLSAGFSYYYSEGWVQNFAPSVQPMAQGAFLFVAALIGGLSAAGAGLLVGIPCLRLRGDYLAIATLGFGEIIRIIFENTQAQGERFGFGGARGFNDVPMWAGNGFFWNALLAVACIAVCRNFLKSTHGLAFLAVREDEVAAEAMGINTTRYKTLAFIIGAAFAGMAGTIFAHQEGVVAPRSFSVEISIMVVAMVVLGGQGSITGAIVAGAGLTALSEALRFMPKFEAIGREFSPSDLRMVVFALVLILAMIFRQQGLFGHREIGWKSFRFRRRKPEAA, from the coding sequence ATGAAGCGCAACCTCGTCCTTGTCGGCTATATGGCGATAACGGTAGGAATCCTGCTGGGAGCGGATGCCTTCGTGAGTTATCTGTTGAGCAGCGAACGTCTTAATCTGGCCTACTATCGTGCTTACATCCAGGTGCCGCTTTACTATGTAACGCTCGCCGTCAGCCTTAACTTGATCAACGGAATCACCGGCCAGTTCTCTCTTGGACACGCTGGATTTGTCTGCGTCGGCGCCTATCTCAGCGCCGGGTTCAGCTACTATTACAGCGAAGGCTGGGTTCAGAATTTCGCTCCATCGGTTCAACCCATGGCCCAAGGCGCATTCCTGTTCGTTGCCGCCTTGATCGGCGGCCTCTCGGCAGCCGGCGCGGGTCTGTTGGTCGGTATACCCTGTTTGCGCTTGCGCGGCGACTACCTGGCTATCGCGACTCTTGGATTCGGCGAAATCATTCGAATCATCTTCGAGAACACGCAGGCGCAGGGCGAGCGCTTCGGGTTCGGCGGCGCGAGGGGTTTCAACGATGTGCCGATGTGGGCGGGCAACGGCTTCTTTTGGAACGCACTGCTCGCGGTCGCCTGCATAGCCGTATGCCGCAACTTTTTGAAAAGCACGCACGGTTTGGCCTTTTTGGCCGTCCGAGAGGACGAAGTGGCCGCCGAAGCCATGGGCATCAACACGACGCGATACAAAACGCTGGCCTTTATCATCGGAGCGGCCTTTGCAGGCATGGCGGGGACGATTTTCGCCCATCAAGAAGGCGTCGTGGCGCCGCGAAGCTTTAGCGTCGAGATTTCTATCATGGTCGTCGCCATGGTGGTTTTGGGCGGCCAGGGCAGCATCACCGGCGCGATCGTCGCTGGCGCGGGCCTCACAGCGCTCTCCGAAGCCCTTCGGTTTATGCCCAAGTTTGAAGCGATAGGCCGCGAGTTCTCGCCCAGCGATCTGCGCATGGTGGTCTTTGCGCTGGTGCTCATTCTGGCCATGATCTTTCGTCAGCAAGGTCTGTTTGGCCATCGCGAGATCGGATGGAAGAGTTTTCGCTTTCGTCGCCGTAAACCGGAGGCCGCCTAG
- a CDS encoding NIL domain-containing protein, giving the protein MTTVHMKIASVAPEQASQPWIHRLITQFDVTLNILQANIDKDFGWAFVQLTGTVEEIQRATAWLHTTGLHVEPVERSVSA; this is encoded by the coding sequence ATGACCACCGTCCACATGAAGATCGCCAGCGTCGCGCCCGAGCAGGCCAGCCAGCCTTGGATTCATCGGCTGATCACTCAATTCGATGTTACGCTCAACATACTGCAGGCCAACATTGACAAAGATTTTGGCTGGGCGTTTGTCCAGTTGACCGGTACCGTCGAGGAGATTCAACGGGCGACGGCTTGGTTGCACACCACCGGACTGCACGTCGAACCTGTGGAACGCTCTGTTTCGGCATGA
- a CDS encoding ABC transporter ATP-binding protein, producing the protein MALLELDNLTIRFGGLTAVKSLNAKIDKGELAGLIGPNGAGKTTVFNMITGVYKPTEGEVRFDGKPISGRKPFEITAKGIARTFQNIRLFGNLSVLENVVIGAFVRRRTTLAAAAMLTQGLLDEDRELKQRSMELLSEFDLADVAHARSKDLPYGKQRRLEIARALATQPKLLLLDEPAAGMNPQESEDLMRLIRHVRDKRNQTVLLIEHDMRVVMGICERVMVLDYGELIAEGPPEQIRKDPKVIEAYLGE; encoded by the coding sequence ATGGCTTTGCTGGAACTGGACAATCTCACTATCCGATTCGGCGGCCTGACGGCGGTCAAATCGCTCAATGCCAAGATCGACAAAGGCGAATTGGCCGGGCTGATCGGCCCCAACGGCGCGGGGAAGACGACCGTTTTCAACATGATCACGGGCGTCTACAAGCCGACCGAAGGCGAGGTTCGCTTTGATGGCAAGCCTATCTCTGGCCGCAAACCGTTCGAGATCACTGCCAAAGGCATCGCGCGCACATTCCAGAACATCCGGCTGTTCGGCAACCTCAGCGTTCTAGAAAACGTCGTCATCGGGGCGTTCGTCCGCCGCCGCACCACTCTCGCGGCCGCCGCCATGCTGACCCAAGGTCTTTTGGACGAAGATCGCGAACTGAAGCAGCGATCGATGGAGCTCTTAAGCGAGTTCGATCTGGCCGATGTCGCCCATGCCCGATCTAAGGATCTGCCCTACGGCAAGCAGCGCAGACTGGAGATCGCCCGAGCGTTGGCCACACAGCCAAAACTGCTCTTGCTCGATGAGCCGGCAGCGGGTATGAACCCGCAGGAATCGGAAGACCTGATGCGGCTGATCCGCCATGTGCGCGATAAGCGAAACCAGACCGTTTTGCTCATCGAGCACGATATGCGCGTGGTGATGGGCATTTGTGAGCGAGTGATGGTGCTGGATTACGGCGAACTGATCGCCGAGGGCCCGCCCGAACAGATCCGAAAAGACCCCAAGGTTATCGAGGCTTACTTAGGCGAGTGA
- a CDS encoding acetylxylan esterase has product MTQPSGVLLKKPDPPDGYLDFWQRAVQEADSTPLEVWREHRAGDNTASHKVERLSLQSSDSSLRLHGWYAVPHKANPPFDGLLWLPGYGLGGQVPVNEITAHPGIATLSINLHGLEPDDYRDYSPADGYLTQGIESPDTYVFRRLVIDSIRALNALSEQPETNPGLLFVGGLSQGAGLALHLAAFAPKMPAVIADMPFMTYWKYLLGVPALRYPLKELNDYIGGDEKRRKAVLETVAYFETVNAAPHIQAPVQLSMGARDPSIRTPVAMSLYDALSCPKRMIVYEKHGHEFVPDEMPRYLREWVALTRLSKPR; this is encoded by the coding sequence ATGACCCAGCCTTCGGGCGTCCTGCTCAAAAAGCCAGATCCGCCTGACGGCTACCTTGACTTTTGGCAACGCGCAGTCCAAGAAGCCGACTCGACCCCGTTAGAAGTTTGGCGCGAGCATCGGGCCGGCGACAATACCGCTAGCCACAAAGTCGAGAGGTTGTCGCTTCAGAGTTCTGATTCCTCGTTGCGCTTGCATGGCTGGTACGCTGTGCCCCACAAAGCCAACCCCCCATTTGACGGCCTTTTGTGGCTGCCGGGCTATGGGTTGGGCGGCCAGGTGCCTGTCAACGAGATCACCGCGCATCCCGGAATCGCAACGCTGTCGATCAACCTGCACGGATTGGAGCCGGACGACTATCGCGACTATTCGCCTGCAGACGGTTACCTGACTCAGGGCATCGAGTCGCCCGACACCTATGTCTTCAGGCGACTAGTCATTGATTCGATCCGTGCGTTAAACGCCCTATCCGAGCAGCCAGAGACCAATCCCGGTTTGTTGTTTGTCGGCGGACTGAGCCAGGGGGCCGGTTTGGCGCTCCACTTGGCGGCGTTCGCTCCTAAAATGCCGGCCGTCATTGCCGATATGCCCTTTATGACCTATTGGAAGTACCTATTAGGCGTGCCCGCTCTGCGCTACCCGCTGAAGGAGCTGAACGATTACATCGGCGGCGACGAGAAGAGGCGGAAAGCCGTTTTGGAAACCGTTGCCTACTTCGAGACGGTGAACGCCGCGCCGCACATACAAGCGCCGGTCCAACTGAGCATGGGCGCGCGCGATCCGTCCATTCGAACGCCCGTCGCCATGTCGCTCTACGATGCGCTGTCGTGTCCCAAGCGAATGATCGTGTACGAGAAGCACGGCCACGAGTTTGTGCCCGACGAGATGCCCCGCTATTTGCGAGAATGGGTCGCGCTCACTCGCCTAAGTAAGCCTCGATAA